In Camelina sativa cultivar DH55 chromosome 16, Cs, whole genome shotgun sequence, a single window of DNA contains:
- the LOC104749893 gene encoding protein trichome birefringence-like 45 — MAAAVYYLTFLFLFLLQNATSEASPLPPLFRRPIRNHSNHSNFAKHPRRNPVVLPVNHSSCDLFAGEWVRDETYPLYRAKQCGGGIIDPGFDCQTYGRPDSDYLKFRWKPFNCNVPRFNGVKFLQEMRDKTIMFVGDSLGRNQWESLICMISSSAPLIHTRIIHEDPLSTFKILDYNVKVSFYRAPYLVNIDKIRGKTTLKLDEISVDASNAWCTADVLLFNTGHWWSHTGSLRGWEQMETGGRYYGDMDRLVALRKGLRAWSNWVLRYINAPLTKVFFLSVSPTHYNPNEWASSRSKTSTLTQGGKSCYGQTTPFSGTSYPTSSYVNQKKVIDDEVKEVKSHVSLMDITMLSALRVDCHPSIYSGDLNPSLKRNPDRSSDCSHWCLPGLPDTWNQLFYAALLY, encoded by the exons ATGGCGGCTGCTGTTTATTATCTgacttttctcttcttgtttcttctccaaaACGCTACGTCAGAAGCTTCACCTCTCCCTCCACTCTTCCGACGGCCGATCCGTAACCACAGTAACCACAGTAACTTCGCCAAGCATCCTCGCCGGAACCCGGTTGTTTTGCCGGTGAATCACAGTAGTTGTGATCTGTTTGCTGGTGAGTGGGTACGCGATGAGACTTACCCGCTTTACAGGGCTAAACAATGTGGAGGAGGAATCATAGATCCGGGATTTGACTGTCAGACGTACGGCAGACCTGACTCAGATTATCTCAAGTTCCGGTGGAAGCCTTTCAACTGCAATGTCCCTAG ATTCAATGGAGTGAAGTTTCTACAGGAAATGAGAGACAAAACGATAATGTTCGTTGGTGATTCGTTGGGTAGAAACCAATGGGAGTCGTTGATATGTATGATCTCTTCATCAGCACCATTGATTCATACACGTATCATTCATGAAGATCCTCTCTCTACCTTCAAGATCCTT GACTACAACGTGAAGGTGTCATTTTATAGAGCTCCTTATCTTGTAAACATAGACAAAATTCGCGGAAAGACTACTCTTAAACTCGACGAAATCTCTGTTGATGCATCGAACGCTTGGTGTACAGCTGACGTTCTATTGTTCAACACTGGTCACTGGTGGAGCCACACAGGGTCATTACGAGG GTGGGAGCAGATGGAGACAGGAGGGAGATATTACGGAGACATGGATAGGTTAGTGGCATTGAGAAAAGGACTAAGAGCATGGTCTAATTGGGTCCTTCGTTATATAAACGCTCCTCTCACTAAAGTTTTCTTCCTCTCCGTCTCACCCACACACTACAA TCCAAATGAGTGGGCTTCATCAAGATCAAAAACTTCAACGTTAACTCAAGGAGGTAAAAGCTGCTATGGACAAACAACACCGTTTAGTGGAACATCGTACCCGACAAGTTCATACGTAAACCAAAAGAAAGTGATCGACGACGAGGTTAAAGAGGTGAAGTCGCATGTCTCATTGATGGATATAACTATGCTCTCTGCTCTGCGTGTAGACTGTCACCCTTCGATATACAGTGGAGATCTCAACCCTTCTCTTAAAAGAAACCCTGACCGTTCGTCTGATTGTAGCCATTGGTGTCTTCCTGGTCTTCCCGACACTTGGAACCAATTGTTTTATGCTGCTTTGTTGTATTGA
- the LOC104749894 gene encoding PHD finger-like domain-containing protein 5B — MAKHHPDLIMCRKQPGIAIGRLCEKCDGKCVICDSYVRPCTLVRICDECNYGSFQGRCVICGGVGISDAYYCKECTQQEKDRDGCPKIVNLGSAKTDLFYERKKYGFKKR, encoded by the coding sequence ATGGCAAAGCATCACCCAGATCTGATCATGTGCCGGAAACAACCTGGCATTGCCATTGGACGACTGTGTGAGAAATGCGACGGGAAATGCGTGATTTGTGATTCTTATGTGCGTCCGTGTACTCTGGTACGTATATGTGATGAATGCAACTACGGTTCATTCCAAGGCCGGTGTGTTATTTGCGGTGGGGTTGGGATATCAGATGCTTATTACTGCAAAGAGTGTACACAACAGGAGAAAGACAGAGATGGTTGTCCCAAGATTGTTAACCTTGGGAGTGCGAAAACTGATTTGTTCTATGAACGTAAGAAATATGGATTCAAGAAACGATGA
- the LOC109129408 gene encoding protein PSY3-like codes for MGYSRTSRIGLCLFLFFSFALLSSARISLSFSENEMTSQVVPERSLMMSTNDYGEPSANVRHDPPRGGRNRRR; via the exons atggGTTATTCAAGAACATCAAGAATCGGTTTATgtttgttcctcttcttctcgtTTGCTCTCCTCTCTTCTGCTCGCATCAGTCTTTCATTTTCAG AAAATGAAATGACGTCGCAGGTGGTGCCAGAACGGTCATTGATGATGAGCACCAACGACTACGGTGAACCTTCAGCTAACGTTAGACACGATCCACCCCGTGGTGGCAGAAACCGCAGACGTTGA
- the LOC104749895 gene encoding internal alternative NAD(P)H-ubiquinone oxidoreductase A2, mitochondrial: MFLIRNLTRVSPTTSSIVTRFRNTGSSSSPYTLSSRFCTAQETQIQSPASSNGVDRSQYEGLRPTREGEKPRVVVLGSGWAGCRLMKGIDTNLYDVVCVSPRNHMVFTPLLASTCVGTLEFRSVAEPITSIQPAISREPGSYFFLANCSRLDADAHEVHCETLPEELDTLKPRKFKIAYDKLVVASGAEASTFGIHGVMENAIFLREVHHAQEIRRKLLLNLMLSDTPCLPKEEKQRLLHCVVVGGGPTGVEFSGELSDFIKKDVRQRYAHVKDDIHVTLIEARDILSSFDDRLRRYAIKQLNKSGVRFMRGIVKDVMPQKLILDDGTEVPYGLLVWSTGVGPSPFVRSLGLPKDPGGRIGIDEWMRVPSVQDVFAIGDCSGYLETTGKPTLPALAQVAEREGKYLANLLNEIAKANGGRANSATEIELGVPFVYKHLGSMATIGRYKALVDLRESKDAKGISMTGFVSWFIWRSAYLTRVISWRNRFYVAINWFTTFVFGRDISRI; encoded by the exons atgttcTTGATCAGAAACCTAACACGAGTCTCACCGACGACATCATCGATCGTGACCAGATTTAGAAACAccggatcatcatcatcaccgtaCACACTCTCTTCCCGTTTCTGCACAGCGCAAGAGACTCAGATTCAATCTCCGGCATCTTCAAATGGTGTGGATCGGAGTCAATACGAAGGTTTAAGACCGacgagagaaggagagaagccTAGAGTGGTTGTTCTCGGGTCGGGTTGGGCGGGTTGTAGGTTGATGAAAGGGATCGATACCAATCTCTACGACGTCGTTTGCGTTTCTCCGAGGAACCACATGGTCTTCACTCCTCTTCTCGCTTCTACTTGTGTTGGTACTCTCGAGTTCAGGTCCGTCGCTGAGCCTATCACTAGTATTCAACCTGCGATTTCCAGAGAGCCTGGCTCTTACTTCTTCCTCGCTAATTGCTCTCGTCTTGATGCTGATGCTCATGAG GTTCATTGTGAGACTTTACCTGAAGAGTTGGACACATTAAAGCCAAGGAAGTTCAAGATTGCTTACGACAAGCTTGTAGTAGCAAGTGGTGCAGAGGCATCCACGTTTGGGATCCATGGTGTCATGGAAAACGCGATTTTCCTCCGTGAAGTTCACCATGCGCAGGAGATTCGGAGGAAGCTTCTTTTGAACCTGATGCTCTCTGATACTCCTT gTTTACCGAAAGAGGAGAAACAGAGGCTGTTACATTGCGTTGTGGTTGGAGGTGGACCAACCGGGGTTGAGTTTAGCGGTGAACTGAGTGACTTTATTAAGAAAGATGTTCGTCAACGATATGCTCATGTGAAGGACGACATTCATGTTACTTTGATAGAG GCCAGGGATATACTTTCGTCGTTCGATGATCGTCTCAGACGTTATGCTATCAAGCAGTTGAACAAG TCTGGAGTGCGGTTTATGCGTGGGATTGTGAAAGATGTGATGCCTCAGAAGCTAATACTTGACGATGGCACAGAAGTTCCCTACGGACTCTTAGTGTGGTCCACTGGTGTTGGTCCTTCTCCTTTTGTGAGGTCCCTTGGTCTTCCAAAAGATCCTGGTGGAAG GATTGGCATTGACGAATGGATGCGTGTGCCTTCTGTACAAGACGTGTTTGCTATTGGTGACTGCAGCGGATATCTGGAGACCACTGGAAAACCAACCCTTCCTGCTTTAGCTCAG GTAGCTGAGAGAGAAGGCAAATACCTGGCGAATCTACTAAATGAGATTGCGAAAGCCAATGGAGGACGAGCCAACAGCGCAACGGAGATAGAACTTGGAGTACCCTTTGTGTATAAGCATCTTGGAAGCATGGCTACCATCGGTAGATACAAAGCCCTAGTCGACCTCCGTGAGAGcaag GACGCAAAAGGGATATCAATGACGGGTTTCGTGAGCTGGTTCATATGGAGGTCAGCCTATCTGACTCGAGTCATCAGTTGGAGAAACCGCTTCTATGTCGCCATCAATTGGTTCACCACTTTCGTATTTGGTCGTGACATTAGCCGTATCTGA
- the LOC104749896 gene encoding acyl-lipid omega-3 desaturase (cytochrome b5), endoplasmic reticulum-like isoform X2, which yields MVVAMDKRSNVNGDPGAGDRNKKGEGFDPSAQPPFKIGDIRAAIPKHCWVKSPLRSMSYVVRDICAVAALAVAAVYFNSWFLWPLYWAAQGTLYWAIFVLGHDCGHGSFSDIPLLNSVVGHILHSFILVPYHGWRISHRTHHQNHGHVENDESWVPLPERVYKNLPHSTRMLRYTVPLPMLAYPLYLCYRSPGKEGSHFNPYSSLFAPSERKLIATSTTCWSIMFVTLIALSFIFGPLSVLKVYGVPYIIFVMWLDAVTYLHHHGHDEKLPWYRGKEWSN from the exons ATGGTTGTTGCTATGGACAAACGTAGCAATGTGAACGGAGATCCCGGCGCCGGAGACCGGAACAAGAAAGGAGAAGGGTTTGATCCGAGTGCACAGCCTCCGTTCAAGATCGGTGATATAAGGGCGGCAATACCAAAACACTGTTGGGTTAAGAGTCCTTTGAGATCAATGAGTTACGTCGTCAGAGACATTTGCGCCGTCGCTGCTCTTGCCGTCGCCGCCGTGTATTTTAACAGCTGGTTCCTTTGGCCTCTTTATTGGGCCGCTCAAGGCACCCTTTACTGGGCCATCTTCGTCCTCGGCCACGactg TGGACATGGGAGTTTCTCAGACATTCCTCTGCTGAATAGTGTGGTTGGTCACATTCTTCATTCCTTCATCCTCGTTCCTTACCATGGTTG GAGAATAAGCCACCGGACGCACCACCAGAACCATGGCCATGTTGAAAACGACGAGTCATGGGTTCCG TTACCAGAAAGGGTGTACAAGAACTTGCCCCACAGTACTCGGATGCTGAGATACACTGTCCCTCTCCCCATGCTTGCTTATCCTCTCTATCTg tgCTACAGAAGTCCTGGAAAGGAAGGATCACATTTTAACCCATACAGTAGTTTATTTGCTCCAAGCGAGAGAAAGCTTATTGCAACTTCAACTACTTGTTGGTCCATAATGTTTGTCACTCTTATTGCTCTGTCATTCATCTTCGGTCCACTTTCCGTTCTTAAAGTCTACGGTGTGCCGTACATC aTCTTTGTGATGTGGTTGGACGCTGTCACGTATTTACATCACCATGGTCACGATGAGAAGTTGCCTTGGTACAGAGGCAAg GAATGGAGTAATTGA
- the LOC104749896 gene encoding acyl-lipid omega-3 desaturase (cytochrome b5), endoplasmic reticulum-like isoform X1 produces MVVAMDKRSNVNGDPGAGDRNKKGEGFDPSAQPPFKIGDIRAAIPKHCWVKSPLRSMSYVVRDICAVAALAVAAVYFNSWFLWPLYWAAQGTLYWAIFVLGHDCGHGSFSDIPLLNSVVGHILHSFILVPYHGWRISHRTHHQNHGHVENDESWVPLPERVYKNLPHSTRMLRYTVPLPMLAYPLYLCYRSPGKEGSHFNPYSSLFAPSERKLIATSTTCWSIMFVTLIALSFIFGPLSVLKVYGVPYIIFVMWLDAVTYLHHHGHDEKLPWYRGKEWSYLRGGLTTIDRDYGIFNNIHHDIGTHVIHHLFPQIPHYHLVDATKSAKHVLGRYYREPQTSGAIPIHLVESLVASIKKDHYVSDTGDIVFYETDPDLYVYASDKSKIN; encoded by the exons ATGGTTGTTGCTATGGACAAACGTAGCAATGTGAACGGAGATCCCGGCGCCGGAGACCGGAACAAGAAAGGAGAAGGGTTTGATCCGAGTGCACAGCCTCCGTTCAAGATCGGTGATATAAGGGCGGCAATACCAAAACACTGTTGGGTTAAGAGTCCTTTGAGATCAATGAGTTACGTCGTCAGAGACATTTGCGCCGTCGCTGCTCTTGCCGTCGCCGCCGTGTATTTTAACAGCTGGTTCCTTTGGCCTCTTTATTGGGCCGCTCAAGGCACCCTTTACTGGGCCATCTTCGTCCTCGGCCACGactg TGGACATGGGAGTTTCTCAGACATTCCTCTGCTGAATAGTGTGGTTGGTCACATTCTTCATTCCTTCATCCTCGTTCCTTACCATGGTTG GAGAATAAGCCACCGGACGCACCACCAGAACCATGGCCATGTTGAAAACGACGAGTCATGGGTTCCG TTACCAGAAAGGGTGTACAAGAACTTGCCCCACAGTACTCGGATGCTGAGATACACTGTCCCTCTCCCCATGCTTGCTTATCCTCTCTATCTg tgCTACAGAAGTCCTGGAAAGGAAGGATCACATTTTAACCCATACAGTAGTTTATTTGCTCCAAGCGAGAGAAAGCTTATTGCAACTTCAACTACTTGTTGGTCCATAATGTTTGTCACTCTTATTGCTCTGTCATTCATCTTCGGTCCACTTTCCGTTCTTAAAGTCTACGGTGTGCCGTACATC aTCTTTGTGATGTGGTTGGACGCTGTCACGTATTTACATCACCATGGTCACGATGAGAAGTTGCCTTGGTACAGAGGCAAg GAATGGAGTTATCTACGTGGAGGACTAACAACTATTGATAGAGATTACGGAATCTTCAACAACATTCATCACGACATTGGAACTCACGTGATCCATCATCTCTTCCCACAGATCCCTCACTATCACTTGGTCGATGCC ACAAAATCAGCTAAACATGTGTTGGGAAGATACTACAGAGAACCACAGACGTCAGGAGCAATACCGATCCACTTGGTGGAGAGTTTGGTCGCAAGTATTAAGAAAGATCATTACGTCAGTGACACTGGTGATATTGTCTTCTACGAGACAGATCCAGATCTCTACGTTTACGCTTCTGACAAGtctaaaatcaattaa